The Scyliorhinus canicula chromosome 13, sScyCan1.1, whole genome shotgun sequence genome contains a region encoding:
- the LOC119976695 gene encoding zinc finger protein 271-like translates to MAGKPFNCEVCDQTFTRSSTLMEHRRIHTGEKPFTCEVCEKSFSQSSVFRSHQFIHTGEKPFTCSVCDKAFVNLSNLLRHQSVHTGEKPFKCEVCNKAFATSTRLLRHQSVHRGEKPFKCEVCEMYFTQYSHLLCHQRIHTGEKRFKCQVCDRAFTQSSTLMQHQRIHTGEKPFKCEVCGKSFSDSSTCRAHQRIHTGEKPFTCNVCNKSFSQLANLRAHGRIHTGEKPFTCKVCDKSFSRSSTLHEHERIHTGEKPFTCELCSKAFRRLSMLLVHQRIHTGE, encoded by the coding sequence ATGGCAGGGAAACCATTCAATTGTGAGGTGTGTGACCAAACCTTCACACGGTCGTCAACGCTCATGGAACACCgacgcattcacacaggggagaagccattcacgtgTGAGGTGTGTGAGAAATCATTCTCGCAATCGTCAGTCTTCCGCTCACATCAGttcattcacactggggagaaaccattcacttgCAGTGTGTGTGACAAAGCCTTCGTAAATTTGTCAAACCTCTTGCGCCATCAGTCAgtccacacaggggagaaacccttcaaATGTGAGGTTTGTAATAAAGCATTTGCAACATCTACGAGGCTCTTGAGACACCAGAGCGTTCACAGAGGAGAGAAACCCTTCAAATGTGAGGTTTGTGAGATGTATTTCACACAATATTCCCATCTCCTGTGTCACCAGaggattcacacaggggagaaacgtTTCAAGTGTCAAGTGTGTGACCGAGCCTTCACACAGTCATCGACTCTCATGcaacaccaacgcattcacacaggggagaaaccattcaaatGTGAGGTATGTGGCAAATCATTCTCTGATTCATCCACCTGCCGTGCACACCAACGCATTCATACgggagagaaaccattcacctgtaaTGTGTGCAATAAATCATTCTCGCAGTTAGCAAACCTCCGTGCACATGGAcgtattcacacaggggagaaaccgttcacatGCAAAGTGTGCGACAAGTCATTTTCACGGTCATCGACCCTCCATGAACACGAACGCATTCACACAGGTGAAAAACCATTCACATGTGAGCTGTGTAGCAAAGCGTTCAGACGATTGTCAATGCTCCTGGTCCATCAACGGATCCACACAGGGGAATAA
- the LOC119976637 gene encoding zinc finger protein 345-like, translating to MVEKPFMCEKSFSMSLTLRKHQRTHTVEKSFRCNVCQMTFKHSFHLVSHQRIHTGEKPFTCEVCGKSFAWSSNLRKHQRVHTGEKPFTCEVCDKSFSLSCILRVHQRVHTGEKPFTCEVCDRSFTRSTSLSKHKCLYTGEKVKQFRCDVCELTFKRNFNLLSHMRIHTGEKPFMCELCDKSFTRSSSLIEHQRVHTGEKPFKCDVCAMTFNQNCNLQSHQRIHTGEKPYKCEVCDKSFSFSSTLRQHQRIHTGEKPFTCEVCDKSFTWLSSLIQHKRLHTGKQEKQFRCDVCEMTFKRNCNLQSHQRIHTGEKPFTCEVCDKSFTRSSSLSEHKRLHTGEKPFTCDVCAMTFNRNSNLLTHQRIHTGNKPFKCEVCDKSFSESSTLRQHRRTHTGEKPFKCDFCKKAFNQSSHLQAHQRIHTGEKPFTCEVCDKSFSQSSTLRQHERIHIGETPLPGKLKLAHNTQEFSSTGGRVPYIKELTEQEEFTRKLFGPSKPKITNGGSDTRVSMDTLDGDGGELAAATEIPERADEEGTELNTSQQCGMAAAVEEGEECHEGKMSDLEGSVGEFKLNIVACVKKETCDTLAAVVEGGHSEPSGGEEPATLGAKNPPSPRARGHHQAHAAGEENEGDLKPLQRLHQEPIQSSERYQATSNLLQQTLAEFKTELRQTLQINDEILQHNLQRNNEILQRQNEFLCQLLQRSNETLNEMRQILSPQTVAPAPSGQQQPNAETSAAGHASRTGKVTSWGWWRHRTK from the exons ATGGTGGAGAAACCATTCATGTGTGAGAAATCATTCTCAATGTCATTGACACTCCGTaaacaccaacgcactcacacagtTGAGAAATCCTTCAGGTGTAATGTTTGTCAGATGACTTTCAAACACAGtttccatcttgtgtcacaccagAGGATTCACACAGGTGAGAAACCCTTCACATGCGAGGTGTGTGGCAAGTCATTTGCATGGTCATCGAACCTCCGTaaacatcaacgtgttcacacaggGGAAAAACCCTTCACGTGTGAGgtatgtgacaaatcattctcgctATCATGTATTCTCCGTgtacatcaacgtgttcacacaggTGAGAAACCCTTCACGTGTGAGGTTTGTGACAGATCATTCACACGCTCAACAAGCCTCAGTAAGCACAAATGTCTTTACACAGGGGAGAAAGTGAAACAGTTCAGGTGTGATGTTTGTGAGCTGACATTCAAGCGAAATTTCAACCTTCTGTCACACATGAGgattcacacaggagagaaaccctTCATGTGTGAGCTGTGTGACAAATCTTTCACACGGTCATCAAGCCTCATTGaacaccaacgtgttcacacaggggagaaacccttcaaGTGTGATGTTTGTGCCATGACTTTCAACCAAAATTGCAATCTTCAGTCACACCAgaggattcacactggggagaaaccctaCAAGtgcgaggtgtgtgacaaatcattctcgttCTCATCCACGCTCCGTCagcaccaacgcattcacacaggggagaaacccttcacatgtgaggtgtgtgacaaatcattcacgTGGTTATCAAGCCTCATTCAACACAAACGTCTTCACACAGGGAAGCAAGAGAAACAGTTCAGGTGCGATGTTTGTGAGATGACTTTCAAGCGAAATTGTAACCTTCAAtcacaccagagaattcacacaggggagaaacccttcacatgtgaggtgtgtgacaaatcattcacaCGATCATCAAGCCTCAGTGAACATAAACgtcttcacaccggggagaaacccTTCACCTGTGATGTTTGTGCGATGACTTTCAACCGAAATTCCAACCTTCTGACACATCAGAGGATTCACACAGGGAACAAACCCTTCAAAtgcgaggtgtgtgacaaatcattctcagaGTCATCGACCCTACGTCAGCATCGACGcactcacacaggggagaaacccttcaaATGTGATTTTTGTAAGAAAGCTTTCAACCAATCTTCCCATCTTCAGGCACACCAGaggattcacacaggggagaaacccttcacatgcgaggtgtgtgacaaatcattctcgcaGTCATCGACCCTCCGTCAGCACGAACGCATTCACATAGGGGAGACTCCGCTCCCAGGCAAG CTAAAACTGGCTCATAACACCCAGGAGTTCTCGTCGACCGGAGGGCGGGTTCCGTACATCAAGGAGCTGACGGAACAGGAGGAGTTCACGAGGAAGCTGTTTGGCCCCTCCAAACCCAAGATAACCAATGGAGGATCAG ATACACGAGTGTCCATGGACACATtagatggtgatggaggagagtTGGCAGCAGCGACCGAGATTCCTGAAAGAGCTGATGAGGAAGGGACAGAGCTGAATacctcacagcaatgtggcatggcagctgcagtggaggagggagaggagtgtCATGAGGGTAAGATGTCTGATTTGGAAGGCAGTGTTGGTGAGTTCAAGTTAAATATTGTGGCTTGTGTGAAGAAGGAGACCTGTGATACTCTGGctgctgtggtggagggagggcacTCAGAACCTTCTGGAGGTGAGGAACCTGCAACTTTGGGAGCAAAAAATCCACCGTCTCCACGAGCACGTGGACATCATCAGGCCCATGCTGCTGGTGAAGAAAATGAAGGTGATCTTAAACCTCTTCAGCGCTTACATCAAGAACCAATTCAAAGTTCAGAGAGGTATCAGGCCACTTCTAACTTGCTTCAGCAAACTTTGGCTGAATTTAAGACGGAGCTTAGACAGACTCTGCAAATAAATGATGAGATTCTTCAGCATAATCTTCAAAGAAACAATGAGATTCTTCAGCGGCAGAATGAGTTTCTTTGTCAGCTTCTGCAAAGAAGCAATGAAACTTTGAATGAAATGAGGCAAATTCTGTCTCCTCAGACTGTAGCGCCTGCACCTtcaggccagcagcagcccaaTGCAGAGACATCTGCTGCTGGACATGCCTCTCGTACAGGAAAGGTCACATCATGGGGATGGTGGAGACACAGAACGAAGTAG